A part of Pseudomonas sp. HR96 genomic DNA contains:
- the metF gene encoding methylenetetrahydrofolate reductase [NAD(P)H] → MSQERRFSFEFFPTKTDAGHDKLLNVARQLAGYNPDFFSCTYGAGGSTRDRTMNTVLQLQNEVKVAAAPHLSCVGDSKDDLRNLLAQYKAAGIERIVALRGDLPSGMGMASGELRYASDLVEFIRAESADHFHIEVAAYPEMHPQARNFEQDIANFVRKAKAGADSAITQYFFNADSYFYFVERVRKLGVDLPIVPGIMPITNYSKLARFSDACGAEIPRWIRKQLEAYGDDVASIQAFGEQVITQMCEQLLQGGAPGLHFYTLNQAEPSLAVWNNLHLPR, encoded by the coding sequence ATGTCCCAGGAACGCCGCTTCAGCTTCGAGTTCTTCCCGACCAAGACCGATGCCGGGCACGACAAACTGCTGAACGTCGCTCGCCAGCTGGCGGGCTACAACCCCGATTTCTTTTCCTGCACCTATGGTGCGGGCGGTTCAACGCGCGATCGCACGATGAACACGGTTCTACAGCTGCAAAATGAAGTGAAGGTCGCCGCTGCCCCGCACCTGTCGTGCGTCGGCGACAGCAAGGATGACCTGCGCAACCTGCTGGCGCAGTACAAGGCTGCCGGCATCGAACGCATCGTCGCCTTGCGTGGCGACCTGCCGTCCGGCATGGGCATGGCCAGCGGCGAGCTGCGCTACGCCAGCGACCTGGTCGAGTTCATTCGCGCCGAAAGCGCGGATCACTTCCACATCGAAGTGGCCGCGTATCCGGAGATGCACCCCCAGGCGCGCAACTTCGAGCAGGATATCGCCAACTTCGTGCGCAAGGCCAAGGCCGGCGCCGACAGCGCCATCACGCAGTACTTCTTCAACGCCGACAGCTACTTCTACTTCGTCGAACGCGTGCGCAAGCTCGGTGTGGACCTGCCGATCGTGCCGGGCATCATGCCGATCACCAACTACAGCAAGCTGGCGCGCTTCTCCGACGCCTGCGGCGCGGAAATCCCGCGCTGGATCCGCAAGCAGCTGGAGGCCTACGGCGACGACGTAGCCAGCATCCAGGCGTTCGGCGAGCAGGTCATCACGCAGATGTGCGAACAACTGCTGCAGGGCGGCGCCCCGGGGTTGCACTTCTACACCCTGAACCAGGCCGAACCGAGCCTGGCGGTGTGGAACAACCTGCATCTGCCACGCTGA